Proteins encoded together in one Pantoea sp. At-9b window:
- a CDS encoding phosphatase, translating to MYNVDLHMHTVASTHAYSTVHDYIAAATRKKLKLIAITDHGPEMVDAPHAFHFSNMRILPRVVDGVGILRGIEANIKAGGETDCSDKMRAALDLIIAGFHKQVFAPADKVTNTDALIAVIASGKVHIISHPGNPEYPIDIPAVVEAAKACNVALEVNNASFVHSRRGSEANCRKIVAAVRDHGGMISLGTDAHSAFAVGDFSACLPILREADFPEARILNASPWRVLEFLARHGGERIAEIDALLNVTD from the coding sequence ATGTACAACGTTGATCTTCATATGCATACCGTTGCCAGCACGCACGCTTACAGCACGGTACATGACTATATCGCAGCGGCCACGCGTAAAAAGCTTAAACTGATTGCCATCACCGACCACGGCCCAGAGATGGTCGATGCACCTCATGCCTTTCACTTCAGTAACATGCGTATTTTGCCCCGGGTGGTCGATGGCGTAGGGATACTGCGCGGCATTGAGGCAAACATCAAAGCGGGCGGTGAGACCGATTGCAGCGATAAAATGCGTGCGGCGCTGGATCTGATTATTGCCGGTTTTCACAAACAGGTGTTTGCTCCGGCGGATAAGGTGACCAATACCGATGCGCTGATCGCGGTGATTGCCAGTGGTAAGGTGCATATCATCAGCCATCCCGGTAATCCCGAATACCCGATCGATATCCCGGCGGTGGTTGAAGCGGCGAAAGCCTGTAATGTGGCCCTTGAGGTGAATAACGCTTCGTTTGTCCATTCCAGACGCGGCAGTGAAGCCAACTGTCGCAAGATTGTCGCCGCCGTGCGCGACCATGGCGGGATGATCTCTCTCGGCACGGATGCGCACAGCGCCTTTGCCGTGGGCGATTTCAGCGCCTGCCTGCCGATACTCCGGGAGGCGGATTTTCCTGAAGCGAGAATTCTCAATGCCTCACCGTGGCGCGTCCTTGAATTTCTGGCGCGACACGGCGGCGAAAGAATTGCGGAGATTGATGCGTTGCTGAACGTGACAGACTAA
- a CDS encoding helix-turn-helix transcriptional regulator, giving the protein MSAFIQSILSEFSLQCATTESVLVANGNAQPPAMAYHLHVPRIELIVKGTLSMLLPKGEDKIVKYLRPVGTVTYIPANSWNSPLWGSPVICMSIVFWKQDVGFSISNWDGTQFKEVEKFNLENSSSSVRDRLLELAESLAWTHNNSGETFAHIVYALLNDLLYQITDGMSNAKGPLSLLDEIKSHIDSHYQADINRESVAETFNISPGYLSRLFSRESDVKFNEYLKLARISRSKTLLTSTNLKINEVSEKCGFTDTNYFCKVFRDINDCTPLEYRRKNKGVSLS; this is encoded by the coding sequence ATGAGCGCATTCATCCAATCCATTTTGAGCGAGTTCAGCCTGCAATGCGCCACCACAGAGAGCGTGCTGGTGGCGAATGGCAACGCGCAGCCCCCGGCGATGGCCTACCATCTGCACGTACCGCGCATTGAGTTGATTGTGAAAGGCACCCTCAGCATGTTGCTGCCAAAAGGCGAGGATAAGATCGTCAAGTATCTGCGTCCGGTGGGCACCGTCACCTATATTCCGGCCAATAGCTGGAACTCGCCGTTATGGGGCAGTCCGGTGATCTGCATGTCGATTGTGTTCTGGAAGCAGGATGTCGGTTTCAGTATCAGTAACTGGGACGGTACACAGTTCAAAGAGGTGGAGAAATTTAATCTGGAGAACTCCAGCAGCTCAGTGCGCGATCGTCTGCTTGAATTGGCAGAATCGCTGGCATGGACTCATAACAACAGCGGCGAAACCTTTGCCCATATTGTCTATGCCCTGCTGAACGATCTGCTGTATCAGATTACGGACGGCATGAGCAATGCGAAAGGACCGCTCTCGCTGCTGGATGAGATCAAAAGTCACATCGATAGCCATTACCAGGCAGATATTAATCGGGAGAGCGTGGCTGAGACCTTCAACATCTCCCCCGGTTATTTATCGCGTCTTTTTTCCCGAGAGTCAGACGTAAAATTCAATGAATACCTCAAGTTAGCCCGGATCTCGCGGTCGAAAACTTTGCTGACCAGCACCAACCTGAAAATCAATGAAGTTTCTGAGAAGTGTGGTTTCACTGATACCAACTATTTCTGCAAGGTGTTCCGGGATATCAATGACTGTACGCCGCTTGAGTACCGGCGTAAGAACAAGGGAGTAAGTTTATCATGA
- a CDS encoding PTS fructose transporter subunit IIB has translation MKIVGVAACITGIAHTYMAQEAIEQECKKRGYDVKVETQGGMGIENELSEDEIADADVVIMAVAIGIEGVERFEEKEDAGRIISLNPAEVIRNPAAIIDKAEQLTQ, from the coding sequence ATGAAAATCGTCGGAGTCGCAGCATGCATTACCGGTATCGCACATACCTATATGGCTCAGGAAGCCATTGAGCAGGAGTGCAAGAAAAGAGGTTATGACGTCAAAGTCGAAACGCAGGGTGGCATGGGCATTGAAAACGAATTAAGTGAAGATGAAATTGCCGATGCGGACGTGGTGATTATGGCGGTGGCTATCGGTATTGAAGGCGTCGAGCGTTTTGAAGAAAAAGAGGACGCAGGCCGAATTATTTCATTGAACCCGGCGGAGGTCATTCGCAATCCGGCCGCAATCATTGATAAAGCCGAGCAACTTACACAATAA
- a CDS encoding PTS fructose transporter subunit IIB codes for MSRAAKDEVHPFSSERNLHIVAVTACATGVAHTYMAAEQLEKLAKTYNFTIKIETQGVLGLKNQITEKNILDADLVIIASDITIDQPSRFASCRLLNVCINSLLLKPAEVISAIRKSLTLPRGNVIDL; via the coding sequence ATGAGCCGAGCAGCAAAAGACGAAGTGCACCCCTTCTCCAGCGAACGTAACCTGCATATCGTGGCGGTCACCGCCTGCGCCACGGGCGTGGCCCATACCTACATGGCGGCAGAACAGTTGGAAAAACTGGCGAAAACCTACAATTTCACGATCAAAATCGAGACACAGGGCGTACTGGGTCTGAAAAATCAGATTACCGAGAAAAATATCCTCGATGCGGATCTGGTGATTATTGCCTCGGATATCACCATTGATCAGCCGTCTCGCTTTGCGAGTTGCCGGTTATTGAATGTTTGCATTAACTCCCTGCTACTGAAACCGGCTGAGGTGATCTCGGCGATTCGCAAGTCGCTGACGCTGCCCAGAGGCAACGTGATCGACCTTTAG
- a CDS encoding class II D-tagatose-bisphosphate aldolase non-catalytic subunit — MKNTMKQYVDYIVNGGKSTMLGIGPMSPALIQACFELGKEKDLPLMFIASRNQVDADEFGAGYVNNWDQFRFAADLKAMAEKVGFDGDYFLCRDHGGPWQRDKERKDHIPEAEAMKLARRSYQVDMDAGFDLLHIDPTKDPYVVGKVIDIELVLSRTVELIRFCEDYRKANNLKEFFYEVGTEETNGGLTDISAYEGFIIELNKRLSDEGLPQPLFIVGQTGTLTRLTKNVGHFNDTQSAELSAISTRYGVGLKEHNGDYLPDDILLKHPGLGITAMNVAPAYGTIETRAYLKLAEVEKDLAAKGFVQSASNLKNVLTRECVLSHKWEKWMTDEHKDKSEEQIFNEPALLKEILELSGHYNYEKPAVVKEMKTLFANLRAFGVEPERYVVNKIKDMIQNEAECFNMPGLTSRVAQAK; from the coding sequence ATGAAAAACACCATGAAGCAGTACGTCGATTATATCGTTAACGGTGGTAAATCGACGATGCTGGGTATCGGTCCGATGTCACCTGCACTTATTCAGGCATGTTTCGAACTGGGCAAAGAGAAAGATCTGCCATTGATGTTTATTGCCAGCCGTAATCAGGTCGATGCCGATGAATTTGGTGCCGGTTACGTTAATAATTGGGATCAGTTCCGCTTTGCCGCCGATCTCAAAGCCATGGCGGAAAAAGTCGGCTTTGATGGCGACTACTTCCTGTGCCGTGACCACGGTGGTCCCTGGCAGCGTGACAAAGAACGTAAGGACCATATTCCGGAAGCGGAAGCGATGAAACTGGCACGCCGTTCCTATCAGGTGGATATGGATGCCGGGTTTGATCTGCTGCACATCGACCCGACCAAAGACCCGTATGTGGTGGGCAAAGTGATTGATATCGAACTGGTGTTGAGTCGTACCGTTGAACTGATCCGCTTCTGCGAAGATTACCGCAAGGCCAACAACCTGAAAGAATTCTTCTATGAAGTGGGGACAGAAGAGACCAATGGTGGCCTGACCGACATCAGTGCCTACGAAGGTTTTATTATCGAACTGAACAAACGCCTCTCTGACGAGGGTTTACCGCAGCCGCTGTTTATTGTTGGTCAAACCGGCACCCTGACGCGTCTGACCAAAAATGTCGGACACTTCAATGACACCCAGTCAGCTGAACTTTCAGCGATCAGTACTCGTTACGGTGTTGGTTTGAAAGAACATAACGGCGACTATCTGCCGGATGATATTTTGCTGAAACATCCGGGTCTGGGGATCACAGCGATGAACGTCGCCCCGGCTTACGGCACCATTGAAACTCGCGCCTATCTCAAACTGGCCGAAGTCGAAAAAGATCTAGCTGCGAAAGGATTCGTCCAGTCCGCCTCCAACCTGAAAAATGTACTGACCCGTGAATGTGTACTCAGCCACAAATGGGAAAAATGGATGACCGATGAGCATAAAGATAAATCTGAAGAACAGATCTTTAATGAACCGGCATTACTGAAAGAAATCCTTGAACTCAGTGGTCATTATAATTATGAGAAACCCGCAGTGGTTAAAGAGATGAAAACCCTGTTTGCCAATCTGCGTGCCTTTGGTGTCGAACCTGAGCGTTATGTGGTCAACAAAATTAAAGACATGATTCAGAACGAAGCAGAATGCTTCAATATGCCGGGTCTGACCTCTCGCGTCGCTCAAGCAAAATAA
- the ptsP gene encoding phosphoenolpyruvate--protein phosphotransferase gives MSELISYQCDLSEGIHARPAGHIERLCNSFQSNVCWKNSRTGLAGSAKSALSLVATDTLFNDICEITLNGADASIAANQLATLLKKLPDFEVAPTVENAAPAGYLPRSLQETQLSFIQGSRISGGVAIAKPVVVRSLSFAEMLARSPTQKQTPQQEKNAVMAGLEILKNEKVLSLENKSGVEHDIVQAHLSIMTDISFQNAITNYIDNGKNGWQAIILAAMDSCEILNRSASKYIKERTLDVFDITNQLLVAIYGADALPKSSLDLQQPSIILADNLTPSKFLSIDKRCLAGLVLSATGKTSHTAILARSLGIPTLTDIDFPALNLDPQRDIIIDGNPGILITAPDERVLRYYRHEIAVQQTMQQQMLATVNHTATTADGQRIEIAANIASLAEAEAAFDNGAEGIGLFRTEMSFMDRETPPDYAELAELYTRVAQRAENKPVIFRTFDIGGDKPVDYLSIGDEENPFLGFRAVRTYRRYQDLFAMQLKAILTASAHGNAKIMIPMISNVEEVIWCREVLSAVKQEMSRAEQPYNEGIELGVMLEVPSVIFAIPEIADYADFFSVGSNDLTQYFFAADRGNRQVAEVYDNYAPSFLRAMQFAAQEVHRAGKWIGICGELGASQDFLPLFTGMGFDELSMSSTAIPGVKHALRELNFAKCQQLAQEAVQLKRSAEVKAALQTPDVKEVSTRPLLAPEFILCGLEASDKNEVIKMMTDNLWLHHRTDNREQLCDDIWTREDSFSTAVGYGFAIPHTKSDHIGYSTISMATLAKPILWGDQEVTTVFMLTVNKSADPNQHMKYFSILARTLMKEEFRNAIKNADNVTLLYNLMTRTLDV, from the coding sequence ATGTCAGAATTAATAAGCTATCAATGTGACCTCAGCGAAGGAATCCATGCCAGACCGGCAGGACACATCGAACGACTTTGTAATTCTTTTCAATCCAATGTGTGCTGGAAAAATAGCCGTACCGGCCTGGCAGGCAGCGCCAAAAGCGCCCTGTCTCTGGTAGCGACCGATACCTTATTCAACGATATCTGTGAAATTACACTCAACGGTGCTGATGCGTCTATTGCTGCAAATCAGCTCGCCACCTTACTGAAAAAACTGCCTGATTTTGAAGTTGCGCCAACAGTTGAAAATGCCGCACCAGCAGGCTATCTGCCGCGTTCACTGCAAGAAACGCAGCTGAGTTTTATCCAGGGTTCACGTATCAGCGGCGGCGTGGCCATTGCCAAACCGGTGGTGGTGCGCAGCCTTTCTTTTGCTGAGATGCTGGCACGTAGCCCGACGCAAAAACAGACGCCGCAACAGGAAAAAAATGCCGTCATGGCGGGTTTGGAAATCCTGAAAAATGAAAAAGTTTTGTCGCTGGAAAACAAATCTGGCGTCGAGCACGACATTGTTCAGGCCCATTTATCGATAATGACGGACATCAGCTTTCAGAATGCCATCACAAATTATATCGACAACGGTAAAAATGGCTGGCAAGCCATTATTCTGGCAGCCATGGATTCTTGTGAGATACTCAATCGTTCAGCCAGTAAATACATCAAAGAAAGAACTCTCGATGTTTTTGATATTACCAACCAGTTGTTGGTTGCCATCTATGGTGCCGATGCGCTACCCAAAAGCAGCCTCGACTTACAGCAGCCGTCCATTATTTTGGCCGACAACCTGACCCCGAGTAAATTTCTTAGCATCGACAAACGCTGCCTGGCAGGTCTGGTGTTATCCGCCACCGGGAAAACATCACACACCGCCATCCTTGCGCGTTCGCTGGGTATTCCGACATTAACCGATATCGATTTCCCGGCACTGAACCTTGATCCGCAGCGGGATATTATTATCGACGGTAATCCCGGTATTCTCATCACCGCACCTGATGAACGCGTGTTGCGGTATTACCGTCATGAAATAGCGGTGCAGCAAACCATGCAACAGCAGATGTTGGCCACGGTTAACCACACCGCCACCACCGCTGATGGGCAGCGTATCGAGATCGCCGCCAATATCGCCAGCTTGGCTGAGGCCGAGGCGGCCTTTGACAACGGTGCTGAAGGTATCGGCCTGTTTCGCACCGAAATGTCGTTTATGGACCGGGAAACACCACCTGATTATGCCGAGCTGGCGGAACTCTATACTCGTGTTGCCCAGCGTGCGGAAAACAAACCGGTAATCTTTCGCACCTTTGATATCGGCGGTGATAAGCCGGTGGACTATCTCAGTATCGGCGACGAGGAAAACCCCTTTCTCGGCTTCCGCGCAGTACGTACCTATCGGCGCTACCAAGACTTATTCGCCATGCAGTTAAAAGCGATCCTGACCGCTTCAGCACATGGCAATGCCAAAATCATGATTCCCATGATCTCTAACGTCGAAGAAGTGATCTGGTGTCGTGAGGTGCTGAGCGCGGTGAAGCAGGAGATGAGCCGCGCAGAGCAGCCCTATAACGAGGGTATTGAACTGGGTGTCATGCTGGAGGTGCCTTCCGTGATCTTCGCCATCCCGGAAATTGCCGACTATGCCGACTTTTTCAGCGTCGGCAGCAATGACCTGACGCAATACTTTTTTGCTGCTGACCGTGGCAACCGACAGGTTGCAGAGGTTTATGACAACTATGCGCCTTCTTTTTTACGCGCGATGCAGTTCGCGGCACAAGAGGTACATCGTGCAGGAAAATGGATCGGTATCTGTGGCGAACTGGGTGCCAGCCAGGATTTTCTGCCGCTGTTTACCGGTATGGGCTTTGACGAACTCAGCATGAGCAGTACCGCCATTCCTGGCGTCAAGCACGCGTTACGCGAGCTGAATTTCGCCAAATGCCAGCAGTTGGCGCAGGAGGCAGTACAGCTTAAACGTTCGGCGGAAGTGAAAGCGGCCCTGCAAACGCCGGATGTTAAAGAGGTCAGCACCAGGCCGTTGCTGGCACCGGAGTTTATCCTCTGCGGTCTTGAAGCCAGCGATAAAAACGAGGTCATTAAGATGATGACCGATAACCTCTGGCTACATCATCGCACGGATAACCGCGAACAGTTATGTGACGACATCTGGACACGGGAAGATTCCTTCTCTACCGCCGTCGGCTATGGTTTCGCTATCCCGCATACCAAATCCGATCATATTGGCTACTCCACCATCAGCATGGCAACACTGGCCAAACCCATTCTGTGGGGGGACCAGGAAGTCACAACCGTCTTTATGCTGACGGTAAACAAATCTGCCGATCCCAATCAGCATATGAAATATTTCTCCATCCTTGCCAGAACATTAATGAAAGAGGAGTTCCGCAATGCAATAAAAAATGCCGATAACGTCACCCTACTCTACAACCTGATGACCAGAACATTAGACGTATAA
- a CDS encoding HAD-IA family hydrolase, which translates to MMVGNMHFRGLLFDLDGTLVNSLDFVEASWCAWAQRKGLNAAQVRDYLHGKPALSTLRHFMPDASDAVIEQEFRQLEEYEARNTQGITPVAGAIAFLTQLDALGVPWGIVTSGSRKVACARIKQVGFPAPRVLVTSEDIQQGKPHPEPFLHGAQQLNIPPTHCIAFEDSDAGLRAASAAEHVVIEVLTPQTGAHAIATYATISNYLNLTVHHQRGDDFILKI; encoded by the coding sequence ATGATGGTGGGTAATATGCATTTCCGTGGGCTGTTATTTGATTTAGATGGAACTCTGGTCAATTCCCTTGATTTTGTTGAAGCATCTTGGTGTGCATGGGCGCAGAGGAAAGGATTGAACGCCGCGCAGGTGCGGGACTATCTGCATGGCAAACCGGCACTCAGCACGCTGCGCCACTTTATGCCGGATGCCAGCGACGCGGTGATCGAGCAGGAGTTTCGGCAACTGGAAGAGTATGAAGCGCGTAATACCCAAGGGATCACCCCGGTAGCCGGAGCCATCGCATTTCTCACCCAGTTAGACGCGCTGGGGGTGCCGTGGGGAATCGTCACCTCGGGATCGCGCAAAGTAGCGTGTGCACGCATCAAACAGGTTGGCTTTCCTGCTCCTCGCGTACTGGTCACCAGTGAGGATATTCAGCAGGGGAAACCACACCCCGAACCTTTTCTGCACGGTGCGCAGCAACTCAATATTCCTCCCACCCACTGCATCGCCTTTGAGGATTCTGACGCCGGACTGCGCGCTGCCAGCGCCGCAGAGCATGTGGTGATTGAAGTGCTGACGCCGCAAACCGGCGCACACGCTATTGCGACTTACGCCACCATCAGCAATTACCTCAACCTTACCGTTCATCATCAGCGCGGGGACGATTTTATCCTCAAGATTTAA
- a CDS encoding PTS fructose transporter subunit IIC: protein MLKLLKNTKRHFMTGVSYMIPFVVAGGVLLALAVMFNGQAAIPDHGFLKAMSQIGLAGLTLFIPILAGFIAYSMVDKPGIAPGAIGGLMAYQMGAGFLGGMLAGTLAGLIVWGLLALITHLKIPHFLRMVLPIFIIPLVGTFLTGMAVYYIIGDPVAGLMKWLSAWLGNMQGASFIILGSVLGCMIAVDMGGPMNKTAFFFAVALISTNPQLMAAVAAADCTPPLGLALATFLFKGIFNDVEREAGKPAVIMGFMGITEGAIPFAAADPLRVIPAIMLGSAVAAVISLWFGATNAAPWGGLIVLPVVGNHLGYIVAVAAGTVTTALAVKVLKTVVKPQA from the coding sequence ATGTTAAAACTATTAAAAAATACCAAAAGACATTTTATGACCGGGGTGTCTTACATGATTCCGTTCGTGGTCGCCGGCGGCGTTCTGCTGGCCCTGGCTGTGATGTTTAACGGCCAGGCCGCTATTCCGGACCACGGTTTTCTCAAAGCCATGTCGCAAATTGGCCTCGCCGGGCTGACGCTGTTTATCCCAATTCTCGCCGGTTTTATCGCCTATTCGATGGTGGATAAGCCCGGTATCGCCCCCGGTGCGATTGGCGGGCTGATGGCCTATCAGATGGGGGCCGGGTTTTTAGGCGGCATGCTGGCCGGGACCCTTGCCGGGCTGATTGTCTGGGGGCTGCTGGCACTGATCACCCACCTGAAAATCCCCCATTTCCTGCGTATGGTGTTGCCGATTTTCATCATCCCGCTGGTTGGCACCTTTCTCACCGGGATGGCGGTTTATTACATTATCGGTGACCCGGTGGCCGGGCTGATGAAATGGCTCAGCGCCTGGCTGGGCAATATGCAAGGGGCATCGTTTATCATTCTCGGCAGCGTGCTGGGATGCATGATCGCCGTAGATATGGGCGGCCCGATGAACAAAACTGCGTTCTTCTTTGCCGTCGCGCTGATCAGCACCAACCCACAGCTGATGGCCGCCGTCGCTGCTGCCGACTGCACACCGCCGCTCGGACTGGCATTGGCGACGTTTCTGTTTAAAGGGATTTTTAACGATGTCGAACGCGAGGCCGGTAAGCCTGCGGTGATCATGGGGTTTATGGGGATCACCGAAGGGGCGATCCCGTTTGCTGCCGCCGACCCGCTGCGTGTCATCCCGGCAATTATGCTCGGCAGCGCGGTGGCGGCCGTGATTTCGTTGTGGTTTGGTGCCACCAATGCTGCTCCCTGGGGTGGACTGATCGTCCTGCCGGTGGTGGGCAACCATTTGGGATATATCGTCGCCGTCGCTGCGGGCACCGTGACCACAGCGCTGGCCGTGAAGGTACTGAAAACCGTGGTTAAACCCCAGGCATAA
- a CDS encoding PTS fructose transporter subunit IIC yields the protein MSDKMKTIKDDLVKAFSTGVSYMMPVVVVGGICLALSLVGGEPTPGKGIVVTNPFLLNLGAIGSAGLGMMIPVLAAYIAYSLAGKPGLTPGLVTGFMAATPLGEAHVVTGFLGAMLLGILSGYVAKWVKTWKVGKVLMPVMPILIIPIVTSCLVGMLYLYVLIGPIGIAMKWLVSMLSNMQGGSGLVLGLILGAMAAFDMGGPVNKTATAFTLALMAEGIYGPNGAYRIACAIPPLGIALSTFISRNKWAEDEKRMGTSAAFMGLIGITEGAIPFAVKNLKTVLPSIIIGSAVGAGLAMIHGVESMVPHGGLIAIAGVNKGAIWYVIDMAIGVIVTAICLHILRPNISDTVKNETVKKTITSDMNKA from the coding sequence ATGTCGGATAAGATGAAAACCATTAAGGATGATTTAGTCAAAGCCTTCAGCACCGGCGTCTCTTATATGATGCCAGTGGTGGTGGTTGGCGGGATCTGCCTGGCGTTGTCTCTGGTCGGGGGTGAACCTACCCCCGGTAAAGGGATCGTGGTCACCAATCCCTTTTTATTGAATCTGGGGGCGATTGGTAGTGCGGGCCTGGGCATGATGATCCCGGTCCTGGCGGCCTATATCGCCTACTCACTCGCCGGTAAACCTGGCCTGACGCCGGGTCTGGTCACCGGCTTTATGGCCGCTACCCCGCTGGGGGAAGCCCATGTGGTGACCGGATTTCTTGGCGCGATGCTGCTCGGCATCCTGAGTGGTTACGTTGCCAAATGGGTGAAAACCTGGAAGGTCGGCAAAGTGTTGATGCCGGTGATGCCAATCCTGATTATTCCTATCGTCACCTCCTGCCTGGTCGGCATGTTGTATTTGTATGTCCTGATTGGCCCGATCGGAATAGCGATGAAGTGGCTGGTCTCCATGCTGTCAAATATGCAGGGCGGCAGCGGTTTGGTGCTGGGTTTGATCCTTGGAGCCATGGCAGCCTTTGATATGGGCGGACCGGTAAATAAAACCGCCACGGCATTTACTCTGGCGTTAATGGCTGAAGGGATTTATGGACCAAACGGTGCCTATCGTATCGCCTGTGCTATTCCGCCACTGGGTATTGCGCTTTCCACCTTTATTTCGCGCAATAAATGGGCCGAAGATGAAAAACGCATGGGCACCTCTGCCGCCTTTATGGGTTTAATCGGCATTACCGAAGGAGCCATTCCCTTTGCAGTTAAAAATCTTAAAACCGTGCTGCCTTCAATTATTATCGGCAGCGCCGTCGGTGCCGGTCTGGCGATGATTCATGGCGTGGAATCCATGGTGCCACATGGCGGATTAATTGCGATTGCTGGCGTCAATAAAGGCGCGATCTGGTACGTCATCGATATGGCAATCGGCGTTATTGTCACCGCTATCTGTCTGCATATTCTACGCCCCAACATTAGCGACACGGTTAAAAATGAAACCGTCAAGAAAACCATCACTTCTGATATGAATAAAGCCTAA
- the tal gene encoding transaldolase, translating to MNQLEALKQHTIIVADSGDIDSIMAYQPEDATTNPSLIYKAAQLPQYQQLIQDAVSAVKSRQPGNAVLPSDIADYLAVSIGALILKSIPGRISTEVDARLSFSTDASIHKARELIALYAERGIPKERVLIKLAATWQGIRAAKVLEQEGIKCNLTLLFSFAQARACADAGVFLISPFVGRIYDWYKKHQPDTQFTIDNDPGVESVRKIYQFYKMHGYQTVVMGASFRTPEQVLALNGCDRLTVSPQLLAQLQQSEAPVPAPLAFDGKCQSKPDAIREAEFYWAHNQDAMAVEKLAEGIRLFAVDQNSLEGLLAQYL from the coding sequence ATGAACCAGCTTGAGGCATTAAAGCAGCACACCATTATTGTCGCTGACAGTGGCGATATTGATAGCATCATGGCGTATCAACCCGAGGATGCCACCACCAATCCGTCATTAATTTATAAAGCCGCCCAACTGCCCCAATATCAACAGTTGATCCAGGACGCGGTAAGTGCGGTTAAATCACGTCAACCCGGCAACGCCGTGCTTCCCTCCGACATCGCCGATTATCTGGCCGTCAGCATTGGTGCATTAATCCTGAAAAGCATCCCGGGACGCATTTCAACTGAGGTCGATGCCCGGCTCTCTTTCTCGACTGATGCCAGCATTCACAAAGCACGGGAATTGATTGCGCTGTATGCAGAGAGAGGGATCCCGAAAGAGCGAGTACTGATCAAACTGGCGGCCACCTGGCAGGGCATTCGCGCCGCCAAAGTACTGGAGCAGGAGGGTATCAAGTGCAATCTGACGCTGCTGTTCTCCTTCGCCCAAGCCAGAGCCTGTGCCGATGCCGGTGTATTCCTGATTTCGCCTTTTGTGGGTCGTATTTATGACTGGTACAAAAAGCATCAACCGGATACCCAGTTTACCATCGACAACGATCCGGGCGTGGAGTCCGTGCGGAAAATCTATCAGTTCTACAAAATGCACGGTTATCAGACAGTAGTGATGGGGGCCAGCTTCCGCACGCCAGAACAGGTTCTGGCATTGAACGGCTGCGATCGCCTGACCGTTTCACCGCAACTGCTGGCACAACTTCAGCAGAGTGAGGCACCCGTTCCCGCCCCACTTGCTTTTGACGGTAAGTGCCAGTCAAAACCAGATGCTATTCGCGAAGCTGAATTTTACTGGGCACACAATCAGGATGCGATGGCGGTAGAAAAACTCGCCGAAGGGATTCGCTTGTTTGCGGTTGACCAAAATAGTCTTGAAGGTTTGCTGGCGCAGTATCTTTAA